The nucleotide sequence AAAATGGATCGCGACGGCAAGGGAGGAATCCCCGGTCACATAGCAAACTATGTGACCGGGGTGAGTGAGTGCAGCCAACAAAGAGGCAACTTGAAAGATAACGGGTATATATCAGTTACATGATTAATCGCCATCGCATTAGACGATAAAAACAACAGGCTTAACCCAACTACACATAATTAAAACCAACTTTTACTTTACATTACATTAACACTATGTTTTAATTTCATTAAAATATTATTTCATGTAAAAACAATATTGTAAAAAATATGAAAAAACTTCTCTCATATGCAACATAAAACTGGATCTTTTATTATCTACTGCTAATATTTTCATTTGTTATCTTTTACAAAAAAAATATGTTTATGAAGTTAATATTGTATAAATATCTCACTTTTATTCTAAATGCATAATTTAAACAATATACGTTGAGGTTATGAATGATGTTAAGAAGAAAAAGGAAGAATCCCACTGATAACAATTTACCTATAAGAGTCTATCGTGGGAGATCTAAATATGAATATCACCCTCCATCAGGAGGTTCAATATCCATTTGTTGTTTAAGTTCACCATTATCTGTCGTTTGGGAGGAATATGAAAAAATTCTTAATAAGGAAAAACAATAACTAAATAATAACATTTCAAATATTATACAGTAAGTACTTTATTTACAGTTATAAAACCAGCGGGAGAACAAACTCCCGTTAGCGTTTTTATCTAAATACACCAACAATAAAGATTTTTACACGACATTAAATTAACTATCCAGTTTTAACTTCTCATATACCCTATAGATTTCAAGATGGATCGCGACGGCAAGGGAACGAATCCCCGGGAGCATAGATAACGATGTGACCGGGGTGAGTGAGTGCAGCCAACAAAGAGGCAACTTGAAAGATAAAGGGTATACCTACTTATCGTTTATCAAACCAAGCTGATCATCAAATTCCTTCTCAAGATAGGAATCTTAAGTCCCCTACTTTGGTTGGCATGAAAACGCTCATCGGATTATTGGAAAAGAATAGCCAAATATTTGTCAAAAATTCGCAATTCTCTACAAATTTAGAAGATTGCGAATTGCACTTTTAAGTCCTAGCAGAGTTTTAAAGCCCTTTTCCCCTACCAGGATCAATAAACATTGTGGTACAAATTTCCAACCCGTTCTTTGAACCGTACAAGTTCTTCTGTTAACGGGGAGTCAAGCCTAAGCATATACGTCACCAGTTTAGGAATACCACCAGCAAATGGTCTTATAGCAACGTCGCCATGCCGAGCCAAATTGATCTGTGACTCTCCCGCCACACCAATCCCATACCCGGCAGCCACTAAAGTTAACAAGAGATCAAAACTGGCAACCTTTTCGGAGATACATGGAACTAACTTTGCATTTTGGAATATAGACAGAACTTGTCTCAGAAATCCCTCGTGAGTTTCCTGACCACAGACAATCAGTGAATAGCGCAAAAATTCATTCAGCGGTAATTCTTTATATGCCAAAAGCGGATGCCTGGCGGGAATAACCGCCACCAATGAATCATACCAAGCCGGTATTGCAATGATGCCATCTCGCACTATCGTAGATTGAGCGAATCCCACATCAAAAAGGTTATCACGTAATCCATTCATATGTTGAGCTAAAGGTACCTCGTGTAAACGAATATCCGTCTCCGGCTCGTCCTCACGACATTTTGCTAACAGCTCAGCTAATTTGGATGGTGTAACGCCATCAGATAACGCAATACGAAGTTGACTATGGAATCCGGCCGCAACCGCTTTCACACTATCACGAGCCTGGCCGAGTACTGAAAAGATGCGAGGAGTTTGCTCCAGTAAAATTTCCCCTGCACGTGTGAGCCGGGTATTCCTTGTAGTACGTACGAATAACATCGTACCAAGATCGTCTTCCAATTTTTTGATTATTCTTGATAACGGTGATTGTTCTATATGCAGGCGTTCCGCAGCTCTAGCAAAATGTAATTCTTCTGCTACTACTACAAAACACCGTAAATGTCGTAACTTCATATATATGTAACCTCAATCTTTCACTAAACAGACTTATGCCTATTCTTTCTAAACGCTTCTTTAATTTGAATTTGTTCTTTCAGATCATCTAAATACGTTCAGCTTTAGTTGGTATTGTCCCGTAGGTTAGATCAGGGGTGACATCTCCCATATTATAAATGCCGAATTACATAAAAACCTCCTTTGAGTAAACATGAAATAACCGATCACCAGGCAAGATCTGCCTAGTTTTAGAAGAAAATAGCATTTGATGATCTTAAAATAGTTAGCTATCTAGATACCCCAAATTCATTAATTTATTTAATCAATATTTATCAAACTGTACGTCAATACATTTACAATAACAATAAATAAAGCTCACTCTTTCCTTAACTATAACTATTCCCTAGAAAGCTAATTATTAAATATTTATATAAAAAACCGAAAAAACGGCCAAACAGATCCGACTGAATGCATGATTTCACCAATAACTAAGTGGTGGGACCAGAAAACAAGGATACCAATATCAGCTTACCTGATTAAGACCTAAAAGGTCTTAAATATGACTGCAAAGGACATGATACCCACCATTATTTTATTTAGGATTCAGATAGTAAGAAGTTAAATACCGATCCGTTAAATGGAAATATGCGTTTCTCCAAACGGATCATAATGAACCATCTAGTTACAATAACGAGGTGCCTATGCCGACGGTGGAGCCAGGAGACTTGGAAGTTGCCACACATGGATTTGCCGATGGAATATCCATGCAATTAGCAAAAAAGCGCGCATTACACGGACCCAATGAGGTTCTAACCAAAACAGAACTTAACCTTATTATAGATGAAGCTGCTATATCATTCGGAGAATTCCTGACTGCTCTTGGCGTTGACTGGAAAAATGATCCTAACTCAAAAGACACGCCGAGACGTGTTGCAAAGGCTTATGTTCTTGACCTATGGAAAGGCCGATACAAACCAATGGGACCCATCACTACATTTCCGGCAGATAACTACGATGGCATTGTATTCGACGGCTGGATAGCGCTCGATTCCATGTGCTCTCACCATCATCAAGCAATCAGTGGCTATGTTCACGTTGCCTATATGCCAAGTCAATACGGGCGTGTTCTTGGCTTGTCAAAGTTAAACCGAATAGTCGAACATTTCGGCAGACGTGGGCTCATACAAGAACGGTTAACAGCAGCAATCCACAATGCAGTAAACCAAGTATGTGAAAGAAACCAAGGCGTCGCAGTATTAGTCGATGCATCGCACAATTGTGTACGTTGCAGAGGTGTACGCCACCAGAGAAGCCGTATGAAGACACAAATGTTTTCAGGTGCATTCGCTGAAGCTGATTCACCGGCAAAACAAGAGTTCTATGAATTGATTAGAGGTATTGCATGACAATTCAATATATTACTCGCAAAGGCTCTTTTGATTCCGCTCATCGCGTAATGAATGAAAGGGTCAAATGCTTCAATATCCACGGACACACTTATCTGTATGAACTTACTTTCTCATTTGAACAGATGCAACCAATTGGATACGCGATAGATTTCAAAGAGATAAAGCGCATAGGTGCCGCATGGATTGATGAGTTTCTGGATCACGCCTCAATTCTTAATCCCAAGGATGCAGACTTTATATCCGCTGTTCATGCTACACGCAGTAAATTCCGACTGATGAGCTTAAATCGTCATGGGGAGTACTGTAATCCAACAGTTGAGAATATTGCCAAAGAA is from Photorhabdus laumondii subsp. laumondii and encodes:
- a CDS encoding 6-carboxytetrahydropterin synthase; translation: MTIQYITRKGSFDSAHRVMNERVKCFNIHGHTYLYELTFSFEQMQPIGYAIDFKEIKRIGAAWIDEFLDHASILNPKDADFISAVHATRSKFRLMSLNRHGEYCNPTVENIAKEIFLTMEVLFNEWDNLKIHHIRLYETPNCFTDCNAESIHEEERSAFLSQRFEELKAYSQAMGRFEYDSRNVVTSDSTHERL
- a CDS encoding LysR family transcriptional regulator, which produces MKLRHLRCFVVVAEELHFARAAERLHIEQSPLSRIIKKLEDDLGTMLFVRTTRNTRLTRAGEILLEQTPRIFSVLGQARDSVKAVAAGFHSQLRIALSDGVTPSKLAELLAKCREDEPETDIRLHEVPLAQHMNGLRDNLFDVGFAQSTIVRDGIIAIPAWYDSLVAVIPARHPLLAYKELPLNEFLRYSLIVCGQETHEGFLRQVLSIFQNAKLVPCISEKVASFDLLLTLVAAGYGIGVAGESQINLARHGDVAIRPFAGGIPKLVTYMLRLDSPLTEELVRFKERVGNLYHNVY
- the folE gene encoding GTP cyclohydrolase I, whose translation is MEVATHGFADGISMQLAKKRALHGPNEVLTKTELNLIIDEAAISFGEFLTALGVDWKNDPNSKDTPRRVAKAYVLDLWKGRYKPMGPITTFPADNYDGIVFDGWIALDSMCSHHHQAISGYVHVAYMPSQYGRVLGLSKLNRIVEHFGRRGLIQERLTAAIHNAVNQVCERNQGVAVLVDASHNCVRCRGVRHQRSRMKTQMFSGAFAEADSPAKQEFYELIRGIA